In a single window of the Pleurodeles waltl isolate 20211129_DDA chromosome 4_2, aPleWal1.hap1.20221129, whole genome shotgun sequence genome:
- the LOC138293677 gene encoding N-acyl-aromatic-L-amino acid amidohydrolase (carboxylate-forming)-like, which yields MTTQVPSKPLTRVVVSGSTHGNEMSGVFLARHWIKDPSELTRSTFSATAVIANPRAMEKCVRYTQQDLNRSFKMDYLVALDSEEEPYEVKRAKELNKIYGPKGSPEAYDFMFDMHNTTSNMGACIIVDSPQNSFAMHMANYIQTNYMQKCPIYVYKKGDEESYTIDSICKNGVAMEVGPQPQGVVRADCLAQMRALVRHGLDFIEKFNQGSAFPAFDIDAYTLISREDYPRNADGEMSGIIHPKLQDKDFLPLNPGDPIFQTLDGNEVVYEGDSTIYPAFINEAAYYEKKIAFAKMEKKVFSIPDIQLKLD from the exons ATGACAACCCAAGTACCCTCGAAGCCGCTGACTCGTGTTGTCGTGAGCGGCTCCACCCATGGCAATGAAATGTCGGGGGTCTTCCTTGCTAGGCATTGGATTAAAGACCCTTCCGAGCTGACCCGTTCCACCTTCAGTGCCACAGCCGTCATCGCCAACCCGCGTGCCATGGAGAAGTGCGTACGGTACACTCAGCAGGACCTGAACCGCAGCTTCAAGATGGACTACTTGGT TGCTCTGGACTCCGAAGAAGAGCCCTACGAGGTCAAACGAGCGAAGGAACTCAACAAAATCTACGGTCCAAAGGGCTCTCCGGAGGCCTATGACTTCATGTTTGACATGCACAACACCACCTCCAACATGGGGGCCTGCATCATTGTGGACAGCCCCCAGAACTCCTTCGCCATGCACATGGCAAACTACATTCAG ACCAATTATATGCAAAAGTGTCCCATCTATGTGTACAAGAAGGGGGATGAAGAATCATACACCATCGACTCCATCTGCAAGAACGGCGTGG CGATGGAGGTTGGGCCGCAGCCACAAGGTGTTGTCAGAGCAGATTGTCTTGCACAAATGAGAGCTCTCGTCAGACATGGGCTGGATTTCATCGAAAAATTCAACCAAG GCTCAGCCTTCCCAGCCTTTGACATTGACGCATACACGCTCATCAGCCGTGAGGACTACCCTCGAAACGCAGATGGAGAGATGTCAGGAATCATCCACCCCAAGCTGCAG GATAAGGATTTCCTCCCTCTGAACCCCGGAGACCCCATTTTCCAGACCTTGGATGGGAACGAGGTGGTCTACGAAGGCGACTCAACCATCTACCCTGCCTTCATCAATGAGGCCGCATACTACGAGAAGAAAATCGCCTTCGCCAAAATGGAGAAGAAAGTGTTTTCTATCCCTGATATTCAACTAAAGTTGGACTAA